Proteins from one Nitratidesulfovibrio sp. genomic window:
- a CDS encoding aminotransferase class IV: MIHWRGGALHEGGVRLDIGSPAFRYGAGFFETILWNGHGPSRLDAHLARLQASLDHFGLVAEPVDYPAVIAEVVHANGLAGRQARVNIITPLEDEDAAMAPLVTAAPYDPPAPDRTYSLRLAPPATLGSLALHKSMNYMLCYLERRAARALGQDDAVLTQPGGIVTEATTAALLFGDGDCFCTPTGGCRLPSTTLAAVRELLPVRDCTVRAGELRAFRHAYLLNSLQGMRPVTVIGSHAFTPDFATCERCNPVLLGE; this comes from the coding sequence ATGATCCACTGGCGGGGCGGCGCGCTGCACGAGGGCGGGGTACGGCTGGACATCGGCAGTCCGGCCTTCCGGTACGGGGCCGGGTTCTTCGAAACCATCCTGTGGAACGGGCACGGTCCCAGCCGCCTGGATGCGCATCTGGCGCGCTTGCAGGCCAGCCTGGACCACTTCGGCCTAGTGGCCGAACCCGTGGACTACCCGGCGGTCATCGCGGAAGTGGTGCACGCCAACGGCCTTGCCGGGCGGCAGGCGCGGGTGAACATCATCACCCCGCTGGAGGACGAGGACGCGGCCATGGCCCCGCTTGTCACCGCCGCCCCCTACGACCCGCCCGCGCCCGACCGCACCTACAGCCTGCGCCTGGCGCCACCCGCCACGCTGGGTTCGCTGGCCCTGCACAAGTCCATGAACTACATGCTCTGCTATCTGGAACGCAGGGCCGCCCGCGCCCTGGGTCAGGACGACGCCGTACTCACCCAGCCCGGCGGCATCGTGACCGAGGCCACCACCGCCGCGCTGCTGTTCGGCGACGGCGACTGCTTCTGCACCCCTACGGGCGGCTGCCGCCTGCCCAGCACCACCCTGGCCGCCGTGCGCGAGCTGCTGCCCGTGCGCGACTGCACCGTGCGCGCCGGAGAACTGCGCGCCTTCCGCCACGCCTACCTGCTGAACTCGCTGCAAGGCATGCGCCCGGTCACGGTCATCGGCTCGCATGCCTTCACGCCCGATTTCGCCACCTGCGAGCGGTGCAATCCGGTGTTGCTGGGGGAATAA